The following are encoded together in the Vigna angularis cultivar LongXiaoDou No.4 chromosome 9, ASM1680809v1, whole genome shotgun sequence genome:
- the LOC108320647 gene encoding inorganic pyrophosphatase 2 → MSGIVVVFDFDKTIVDVDSDNWVIDELGFTDLFNQLLPTMPWNTLMDKMMMEFHTHGKTIKDIEEVLHKIPLNPRVVPAIKAAHSLGCDLRIVSDANLFFIESILKHLGIREYFSEINTNPSYVNEEGRLRILPYHDFNKASHGCSLCPPNMCKGLVIERIQDSISEEDKRFIYLGDGSGDYCPSLRLKEKDFMMPRKNFPVWDLICRDPSLIKAEIHGWSDGEELEQVLLHLINKVSMDQNFPFISSDCKLQTLSVSAHEALPKFLPVRP, encoded by the exons ATGTCTGGAATTGTGGTTGTTTTCGACTTTGACAAGACCATTGTCGATGTCGACAGCGACAACTGGGTCATCGACGAGTTGGGTTTCACAGATTTGTTCAACCAACTCCTTCCCACGATGCCTTGGAACACTCTCATG GACAAGATGATGATGGAGTTTCACACACATGGTAAAACCATTAAGGATATTGAAGAGGTTCTGCACAAGATTCCGTTGAACCCCAGAGTAGTACCCGCTATTAAAGCAGCTCATTCTTTAGG GTGTGATTTGAGGATTGTGAGTGATGcaaacttgtttttcattgAGTCAATTTTGAAGCACTTAGGAATAAGGGAATATTTCTCAGAGATCAATACTAACCCCAGTTATGTGAATGAAGAAGGAAGGTTAAGAATTCTACCTTACCATGATTTCAACAAAGCTTCTCATGGCTGCAGTTTGTGTCCTCCAAACATGTGTAAG GGTTTAGTGATAGAGagaattcaagattcaatatcAGAAGAGGATAAGAGGTTCATCTATCTTGGAGATGGAAGTGGAGACTATTGTCCAAGTTTGAGGTTGAAAGAGAAGGACTTTATGATGCCAAGGAAGAACTTTCCGGTGTGGGATTTGATATGCAGAGATCCTTCACTTATTAAGGCTGAGATTCATGGGTGGAGTGATGGAGAAGAACTTGAACAAGTTTTGCTGCACTTGATCAACAAAGTATCAATGGACCAAAATTTTCCCTTCATTTCCTCTGATTGCAAGCTTCAGACTCTGTCAGTCTCTGCTCATGAGGCTTTGCCCAAATTTCTACCAGTTCGACCAtag
- the LOC108320646 gene encoding inorganic pyrophosphatase 2 encodes MSGIVIVFDFDKTIVDVDSDNWVVDELGFTDLFNQLLPTMPWNTLMDTMMMELHSNGKTIKDIEEVLRKIPLHPRVIPAIKAAHALGCDLRIVSDANTFFIETILKHLGIREYFSEINTNPGYVNEEGRLRILPYHDFNKASHGCNLCPPNMCKGLVIERIQDSISEEDKKFIYLGDGSGDYCPSLRLKEKDFMMPRKNFPVWDLICRDPSLVKAEIHGWSDGEELEQVLLHLINKVSMEQNSPFISSDCKLQTLSVSALEALPKVLPVRP; translated from the exons ATGTCTGGAATCGTGATTGTTTTCGACTTTGACAAAACCATTGTCGATGTCGACAGCGACAACTGGGTCGTCGACGAATTGGGTTTTACCGATTTGTTCAACCAGCTTCTTCCGACCATGCCTTGGAACACTCTCATG GACACAATGATGATGGAGCTTCATTCAAATGGTAAAACCATTAAGGACATTGAAGAGGTTCTGCGTAAGATTCCCTTGCACCCAAGAGTAATACCTGCTATCAAGGCAGCTCATGCTTTAGG GTGTGATTTGAGGATTGTGAGTGATGCAAACACGTTTTTCATTGAGACTATTTTGAAGCATTTGGGAATTAGAGAGTATTTCTCAGAAATCAATACAAACCCCGGTTATGTGAATGAAGAAGGAAGGTTAAGGATTCTGCCTTACCATGACTTCAACAAAGCTTCCCATGGCTGCAATTTGTGTCCTCCAAACATGTGCAAG GGTTTAGTGATAGAGagaattcaagattcaatatcAGAAGAGGATAAGAAGTTCATCTATCTTGGAGATGGAAGTGGAGACTATTGTCCAAGTTTGAGGTTGAAAGAGAAGGACTTTATGATGCCAAGGAAGAACTTTCCGGTGTGGGATTTGATATGCAGAGATCCTTCACTTGTTAAGGCTGAGATTCATGGGTGGAGTGATGGAGAAGAACTTGAACAAGTTTTGCTGCACTTGATCAACAAAGTATCAATGGAGCAAAATTCTCCCTTCATTTCCTCTGATTGCAAACTTCAGACTCTGTCAGTCTCTGCTTTGGAGGCTTTGCCCAAAGTTCTACCAGTTCGGCCATAA
- the LOC108320549 gene encoding inorganic pyrophosphatase 2 has product MAEIMVIFDFDSTIIECDSDNWVLDDTALTQKFYQLLPTMPWNPLMDRMMKELHSQGKTIEDIVEILKRTPMHPCIVPAIEAAYSLGCDLKIVSDANSFFIETILQHHGVWNCFSEIICNPSYVKEGSLNICPYHDYLKSSHGCNLCPPNMCKGLVIERIQKSQEEAGKKKVIYVGDGNGDFCPSLKLKESDFLMPRTGFPLCDLVSKNCNQIKAEVHGWRDGKELQHVLLNLINKAIEEGNNTINNNTLQTISVDCKLLPTPIPIDTHQPLPKALSVPQ; this is encoded by the exons ATGGCTGAGATTATGGTCATTTTTGACTTTGACTCAACAATCATTGAATGTGACAGTGATAATTGGGTGCTTGATGACACTGCTTTAACTCAAAAGTTCTACCAGCTTCTTCCTACCATGCCTTGGAACCCTCTCATG GATAGAATGATGAAAGAACTTCATTCACAAGGAAAAACCATTGAAGACATCGTTGAAATTCTGAAGAGGACACCAATGCATCCTTGCATTGTTCCTGCTATTGAGGCAGCTTATTCCCTTGG GTGTGATCTGAAGATTGTGAGTGATGCAAATAGTTTCTTCATTGAGACAATTCTGCAGCATCATGGAGTGTGGAACTGTTTCTCAGAGATCATTTGCAACCCCAGCTATGTCAAAGAAGGGAGTCTCAACATTTGTCCATACCATGATTATCTAAAATCTTCCCATGGATGCAATCTTTGTCCACCAAACATGTGCAAG GGATTGGTGATAGAAAGGATCCAAAAGTCCCAGGAAGAAGCAGGAAAGAAGAAAGTGATCTATGTTGGAGATGGAAATGGAGATTTTTGCCCAAGTTTGAAGCTAAAAGAAAGTGACTTTTTGATGCCAAGAACAGGCTTTCCACTGTGTGATTTAGTTTCAAAAAATTGCAATCAGATAAAGGCAGAAGTGCATGGTTGGAGAGATGGGAAAGAGCTTCAACATGTTCTACTCAATCTCATCAACAAAGCTATTGAAGAAGGAAACAACACCATTAACAATAATACTCTTCAAACAATCTCAGTTGATTGCAAATTGCTGCCAACTCCAATTCCAATTGACACTCATCAACCTTTGCCAAAAGCTCTCTCAGTTCCTCAATAA